A DNA window from Actinokineospora baliensis contains the following coding sequences:
- a CDS encoding acyl-CoA dehydrogenase family protein: MIDLTLPEEHEALRKTVQEFAREEVAPVIGDFYEREEFPYEIVAKMGAMGLFGLPIGEEYGGMGGDYFALCLALEELARVDSSVAITLEAGVSLGAMPLYRFGSDEQKQRWLPALAAGERLGAFGLTEPGGGSDAGATRTTARLDGDEWVINGSKAFITNSGTDITSHVTVTAVTGVRDNGRKEISAIIVPSGTPGFTVAKKYSKVGWNASDTHELAFSDARVPAVNTLGERGRGYAQFLSTLDEGRVAIAALSVGLAQGCVDESLKYVREREAFGRKIGEYQAIQFKIADMETRVHTARLAYYAAAAKMLRGQPFKREAAIAKLVASNAAMDNSREATQIHGGYGFMNDFPVGRFYRDAKILEIGEGTSEVQRMLIARELGLV; the protein is encoded by the coding sequence GTGATCGACCTGACCCTTCCCGAGGAGCACGAGGCGCTGCGCAAGACCGTGCAGGAGTTCGCCCGCGAGGAGGTCGCCCCGGTTATCGGCGACTTCTACGAGCGCGAGGAGTTCCCGTACGAGATCGTCGCCAAGATGGGCGCGATGGGCCTGTTCGGCCTGCCCATCGGCGAGGAGTACGGCGGCATGGGCGGCGACTACTTCGCGCTGTGCCTGGCGCTGGAAGAACTGGCGAGGGTCGACTCGTCGGTCGCGATCACCCTGGAAGCCGGGGTCTCCCTCGGCGCCATGCCGCTGTACCGCTTCGGCAGCGACGAGCAGAAGCAGCGCTGGCTGCCCGCGCTGGCCGCCGGTGAGCGCTTGGGCGCGTTCGGCCTGACCGAGCCGGGCGGCGGCTCCGACGCGGGCGCCACCCGCACCACCGCCCGCCTCGACGGCGACGAGTGGGTGATCAACGGCTCCAAGGCGTTCATCACCAACTCCGGCACCGACATCACCTCGCACGTCACCGTCACCGCGGTGACCGGGGTGCGCGACAACGGCCGCAAGGAGATCTCGGCGATCATCGTGCCGTCGGGCACGCCGGGCTTCACGGTGGCCAAGAAGTACTCCAAGGTCGGCTGGAACGCCTCGGACACCCACGAACTGGCGTTCTCGGACGCGCGGGTGCCCGCGGTCAACACCCTCGGCGAGCGCGGCCGCGGGTACGCCCAGTTCCTGTCCACTTTGGACGAGGGTCGGGTCGCGATCGCCGCGCTGTCGGTCGGTCTCGCCCAGGGCTGCGTCGACGAGTCGCTCAAGTACGTCCGCGAGCGCGAGGCCTTCGGCCGCAAGATCGGCGAGTACCAGGCCATCCAGTTCAAGATCGCCGACATGGAGACCCGCGTCCACACCGCCCGCCTCGCCTACTACGCCGCGGCCGCCAAAATGCTGCGCGGCCAGCCCTTCAAGCGCGAAGCCGCCATCGCGAAGCTCGTCGCCTCCAACGCCGCCATGGACAACTCCCGAGAAGCCACCCAAATCCACGGCGGCTACGGCTTCATGAACGACTTCCCCGTAGGCCGCTTCTACCGCGACGCCAAGATCCTCGAAATCGGCGAAGGCACCAGCGAAGTCCAACGCATGCTCATCGCCCGCGAACTGGGCCTCGTCTAG